A segment of the Corynebacterium liangguodongii genome:
CGCGCCGACGATCTGGGTCAGCTCCGGGGTCACGCCGGTCGCTTCGACGAAGGTCTCCTCGACGTCCTCGGCGACGAGCTCTCCCGCCGGCATCGATAGCTTCGTGCCGCCCTCGAAGTCGATGCCGAGGTTGAACCCGCGCAGCAGCATCGCGGCGAGGGCGATGACGATGAGCCCGAGCGTGATGGAGTACCACAACTTTGAGCGCCCGATGAAGTCGATCGCGCCGTCGCCGCTGTAGAGCCGGTCGAAGCGGCCTCGCCGCTGCCCGGCCGGGCGCGAGCTGGCGGAAACAGTAGTGCTGCCCATGTCTTACATCTCCTCGTTCGCGGTAGTGGTACCTGTCGTTGCCTGCGCCCGTTCGGCCTCGACGAGCCGGAAGATCTTGCCCATGCCGTTGACGCCGCCGCGGGAGAAGAACCGCGTCCGCGAGGCGAGGATCATCAGCGGCGCCGTCACCGTGAAGGTGACCAAGAGGTCGACCACGGTGGTAAGGCCCATGGTAAACGCGAAGCCCTTGACATCACCGACGGCGAGGAAGTAGATCACCACCGCGCCGATGAGGGTGACGATGTTGCCCGTTACGATCGTCTCCTTTGCCCGATCCCAGCCCTGGGCGGTGGCGGAACGGAAGGTGCGGCCCTTGCGCAGCTCGTCCTTGATGCGCTCGTAGATCACGACGAAGGAGTCGGCGGTGGTGCCGATACCGATGATGAGGCCGGCGACGCCGGAGAGGTCGAGGGAGTAGCCGATCCAGCGGCCGAGCAACACCAGCACGCCGTAGACGACCAGGCCGGCGACGGCGAGGGTGGCCAGCGAGATAAGACCGAAGAGGCGGTAGTAGGCGAAGACGAACACGGCGACGAGGCCGAGGCCGACCAGGCCGGCGATCAGCCCCGCCTTGAGCGAGGCGGCGCCGAGCGAGGGTGGGACGGTCGTAGCGGTGCCGCCGGGCTCGCCATCTTCCCCGGCAAACGAGAGCGGCAGCGCCCCGTAGCGCAGGTTGTTCGCCAGCGCCGTGGCCTCTTCCTGGGTAAATTGCCCGGTGATCGAGGTCGCGCTGCCCACCGGGGTCGCGCCTTGGATCACGGGTGCGGAGATGACCTGCGAATCGAGCGTGATGGCAACCTGCTGGCCGATCATCTGCGACGTCAGGCCCGCCCATGCCTGGGAACCGTTGACGTCGCCGGCCTGGCTAAAGGCGAAGCTGATCTCCATCTGCCCGGACTGCGGGTTGTAGCCGCCGGTGATCGGGCGGGCGGTATCGATCTCGTTACCCGTCAGGCGGGGCCCCGCCTGGTCCCCGTTCTCATCGAGTAAGGGGGCTGCGCCGAGGAGCAGGGGTTGCTTCGTCGTCGAGTCGCAGGCGACGAGCGTGGCGGCGAGGTCGTCGGAGCCGGCGAGCGGGTCGCTCTCCTGCGCTCCGCAGGCCAGGCTCATCAGCGCCAGCGAGGCGAACTGCTGGGTGGGATCGTCGGATTGGCGGGTCTCGCGCAGCATCTCGGTGGTGGCCTGCCTGCGCTCCTTCGCTTCCACCGGGCCCTGCGGCTCGGAGAGGGGCGCGGTGCTGACCTTGAGCTCGCCCGCGGCGTCGCCAAGCTGCTTGGCAATCTCGTCGAGCGTGCTTTGGGCCTGCTCCGCCGGGATGACGGAGTATTCCACCCAGCGGTCGGCGGTGTTTTTGAGCGCCTCGCCCACGGCTGCGGGATCGGGCATAGGGCTGCTCGCTACCGGACGGAAGGCGAGCTGCGAGGTCTGCCCGATCTCGCGTACTGACGACGTGTCGTCCCCCGCCGCGGTGATGACGAGCGTGTTGCCGTCGACGACCACGCTGGCGCCGGTAACGCCCATGCCGTTGACGCGGCTTTCGATGATGTTGCGGGCGTCTTCAAGCTGCTCCCGGGTCGGCTCCTCTCCCTGCGGGACGAGGGTGACTCGGGTGCCCCCCTGCAGGTCGATGCCGAGCTTCGGTATGGCCGCGCGGTTACCGGTGAAGAAGACGAGTGCGTAGACCGCGACGATGGCGAGCAGAAAGAGCGCTAGCGCGCGGGCCGGCCACGCTCTTTTCGCCCGCGCCTGTGCGGTGCGCCGTGTGTGTGCGGACACTATCTGGTTTCTCCTGGTGTCGAAGTGGTGCTGATCATGCTACGTCATGGGGAGCAGGCTCGTTGCGCCGCACGATCACGGCGCGCTCGATCCTCACCACGGTGCCGGGGGCGATCTCTGCAGCGAGTGTCTCGCCGTCGGCGGAGACGATCGTCGCGTGGATGCCCGAGGCGGTCACGACCGAATCGCCCGGGGCCAGGGAGGCCTGCAATGCGCTGATCTCCGCCTGCCGCTTGCGCTGGCTGCGCATCATCAAGATGGTCGGCAGCATGAAGACGGCGAGCACGATGATGAGAAAAAAGAACTCCATGGGGCGTCATTGTCGCACACCGGCAGGCGCGGGTCCTACAGGAGGTTCAGCTGCCCGGGCGCCTCGGGCGGCGGGGCGATGCCGAGGTGGTGCCAGGCCGCGGCGGTGGCGACGCGGCCGCGGCCGGTGCGGGCCATCAAACCCGCGCGCACGAGGTAGGGCTCGCAGACCTCCTCGACCGTGGCGGGTTCCTCCCCGACCGCCACCGCGAGGGTGTTGAGGCCGACCGGGCCGCCCCCGTGGCCGCGGATGAGCGAGTCGAGCACCGCCCGGTCGAGCCGGTCGAGCCCGAGCTCGTCGACGTCGAAGACCTCGAGGGCGGCGCGGGAGGCGCTCACGTCGACGCGGCCGTCGCCGTGGACGTCCGCCCAGTCCCGCACGCGGCGCAGCAGGCGGTTGGCAATGCGCGGGGTTCCGCGGGAGCGCGAGGCGATCTCCACGGCCGCCTCGGCGTCGATGTCGACCCCGAGGATGTCGGCCGCGCGGGTGACC
Coding sequences within it:
- the secD gene encoding protein translocase subunit SecD, with translation MSAHTRRTAQARAKRAWPARALALFLLAIVAVYALVFFTGNRAAIPKLGIDLQGGTRVTLVPQGEEPTREQLEDARNIIESRVNGMGVTGASVVVDGNTLVITAAGDDTSSVREIGQTSQLAFRPVASSPMPDPAAVGEALKNTADRWVEYSVIPAEQAQSTLDEIAKQLGDAAGELKVSTAPLSEPQGPVEAKERRQATTEMLRETRQSDDPTQQFASLALMSLACGAQESDPLAGSDDLAATLVACDSTTKQPLLLGAAPLLDENGDQAGPRLTGNEIDTARPITGGYNPQSGQMEISFAFSQAGDVNGSQAWAGLTSQMIGQQVAITLDSQVISAPVIQGATPVGSATSITGQFTQEEATALANNLRYGALPLSFAGEDGEPGGTATTVPPSLGAASLKAGLIAGLVGLGLVAVFVFAYYRLFGLISLATLAVAGLVVYGVLVLLGRWIGYSLDLSGVAGLIIGIGTTADSFVVIYERIKDELRKGRTFRSATAQGWDRAKETIVTGNIVTLIGAVVIYFLAVGDVKGFAFTMGLTTVVDLLVTFTVTAPLMILASRTRFFSRGGVNGMGKIFRLVEAERAQATTGTTTANEEM
- the yajC gene encoding preprotein translocase subunit YajC; protein product: MEFFFLIIVLAVFMLPTILMMRSQRKRQAEISALQASLAPGDSVVTASGIHATIVSADGETLAAEIAPGTVVRIERAVIVRRNEPAPHDVA